One segment of Primulina tabacum isolate GXHZ01 chromosome 6, ASM2559414v2, whole genome shotgun sequence DNA contains the following:
- the LOC142549507 gene encoding uncharacterized protein LOC142549507, with translation MASTVFKTPPTFSTHAACLSTAAAAGSSSFKPSYFSRVSFSTSRVPPIRCRIPPYGYDRRKKFLSFAANEENVGVRTETQVEDTVQGSESESELEFEGNIDGAIAHDASDEGDDTVEEHSSVIASLNLYKEALANNDESKAAEVESFLKSIEDGKIDLERKVLTLFEELSNEKDRILRISADFDNFRKRTEKERLSLVKNAQGEVMESLLSVLDNFERAKAQIKIETEGEEKIVNSYQSIYKQFVEIMGSLGVVPVETVGKPFDPMLHEAIMREDSSEYEEDVIIEEYRKGFQLGERLLRPSMVKVSAGPGPARPETEREDKVTGENGNIETTVAEE, from the exons GCAGTTCCTCCTTCAAACCCTCCTATTTTTCCCGGGTGTCATTCTCAACGAGTAGGGTTCCTCCGATACGCTGTCGTATCCCTCCTTATGGCTACGATAGGCGTAAGAAATTCTTATCTTTTGCTGCAAACGAAGAAAATGTTGGTGTTCGGACCGAGACTCAAGTTGAAGACACGGTGCAAGGTTCTGAATCGGAGTCCGAACTCGAATTTGAG GGGAATATAGATGGTGCGATTGCCCATGATGCTTCTGATGAAGGCGATGATACAGTAGAGGAACATAGTTCTGTTATAGCTTCATTAAATTTGTATAAAGAGGCTTTAGCAAATAACGATGAATCAAAAGCTGCCGAGGTAGAATCTTTCCTTAAATCTATTGAAGATGGGAAAATTGATCTCGAGAGAAAAGTCCTAACTTTATTTGAGGAATTATCAAATGAGAAGGATCGAATCCTTAGAATAAGTGCTGATTTTGATAACTTCCGTAAGAGAACAGAGAAAGAACGGCTTTCGTTGGTGAAAAATGCGCAAGGAGAAGTAATGGAAAGTTTATTGTCTGTTTTGGATAATTTTGAGAGAGCTAAAGCCCAGATCAAGATTGAGACTGAAGGGGAGGAGAAGATAGTTAACAGTTACCAGAGCATATATAAGCagtttgttgagattatgggaTCTCTTGGTGTTGTCCCTGTGGAGACAGTGGGGAAACCGTTTGATCCCATG CTGCATGAAGCCATAATGCGTGAGGATTCCTCGGAATATGAAGAAGATGTTATCATTGAAGAATACAGGAAGGGTTTCCAACTTGGTGAGAGACTCCTGCGACCGTCGATGGTAAAGGTGTCAGCTGGTCCTGGTCCTGCAAGACCGGAAACTGAAAGGGAAGACAAAGTAACTGGTGAAAATGGTAACATTGAAACCACGGTTGCTGAGGAATAA